The following are encoded in a window of Gaiellales bacterium genomic DNA:
- a CDS encoding alkaline phosphatase family protein, producing the protein MHRIAWRALAAAALVAVLIVGRSSVEPGLVVATVGKPPDRKPLVIHGARTPIRHIVFIVKENRSYDSMFGLFPGGDGTRTGRTADGGVVKLRRLEDVQTDLQHNHHAAVTDIAGGEMNGFSEMPDKDGKKTMLAYSTAFPGQLPDYWGWAKRYALLDHTFSSGDTSSFPNHLYTVAANAAGAVDGPNFGVENWGCDGPVNLTVPVIRRGELVHVRPCFPVDSIGAQLDRRGIPWTQYGPPENGHGYGWVAYDAVKPIRESPSYARHVLPLGWLPSDLDQDYLGAVTWIVPPYNRSDHPGGASLCEGESWTADLINRIMRLPDWRHTAIVLTWDEWGGFYDHVAPPQPDRFGLGVRVPMLIISPWAKRGVIHTTYDFTSVLKFIDEDFGMPILSRREQQSNSIRNAFQFSHPLPRWQAPLRNCPPVSAAELAATGRNIDPS; encoded by the coding sequence GTGCACCGGATCGCCTGGAGGGCCCTGGCGGCGGCGGCGCTCGTCGCCGTCCTGATCGTCGGCCGCAGCTCGGTCGAGCCCGGCCTCGTCGTCGCCACGGTCGGCAAGCCGCCCGACCGCAAGCCCCTGGTCATCCACGGCGCGCGCACGCCGATCCGCCACATCGTCTTCATCGTCAAGGAGAACCGCTCCTATGACAGCATGTTCGGGCTCTTCCCCGGCGGCGACGGCACGCGCACCGGGCGCACCGCCGACGGCGGGGTCGTGAAGCTGCGCCGGCTGGAGGACGTGCAGACCGACCTCCAGCACAACCACCACGCCGCGGTGACCGACATCGCCGGCGGGGAGATGAACGGCTTCTCGGAGATGCCGGACAAGGACGGGAAGAAGACGATGCTCGCCTATTCGACGGCGTTCCCGGGACAGCTGCCGGACTACTGGGGCTGGGCCAAGCGCTACGCGCTGCTCGACCACACCTTCTCGTCCGGCGACACGTCCAGCTTCCCCAACCATCTCTACACCGTCGCGGCGAACGCGGCCGGCGCGGTGGACGGCCCCAACTTCGGGGTCGAGAACTGGGGCTGCGACGGCCCGGTCAACCTGACCGTGCCGGTGATCCGCCGCGGCGAGCTCGTCCACGTGCGGCCGTGTTTCCCCGTCGACTCGATCGGCGCACAGCTCGACCGCCGCGGCATCCCATGGACCCAGTACGGCCCGCCCGAGAACGGCCACGGCTACGGCTGGGTCGCCTACGACGCGGTGAAGCCGATCCGGGAGAGCCCGAGCTACGCCCGCCACGTCCTGCCGCTCGGGTGGCTGCCCAGCGACCTCGACCAGGACTACCTCGGCGCCGTCACCTGGATCGTGCCGCCGTACAACCGCAGCGACCACCCCGGCGGCGCGTCCCTGTGCGAGGGCGAGAGCTGGACCGCCGACCTGATCAACCGGATCATGCGCCTGCCGGACTGGCGCCACACCGCGATCGTGCTCACGTGGGACGAGTGGGGCGGGTTCTACGACCACGTCGCGCCGCCGCAGCCGGACCGCTTCGGCCTCGGCGTGCGCGTCCCGATGCTGATCATCTCGCCGTGGGCGAAGCGGGGTGTCATCCACACGACCTACGACTTCACCTCCGTGCTCAAGTTCATCGACGAGGACTTCGGCATGCCCATCCTCAGCCGCCGCGAGCAGCAGTCGAACTCGATCCGAAACGCGTTCCAGTTCTCCCACCCGCTGCCGCGCTGGCAGGCGCCGCTGCGCAACTGCCCGCCGGTCTCGGCCGCCGAGCTGGCGGCGACCGGCAGGAACATTGACCCCAGCTGA